The bacterium genome includes a region encoding these proteins:
- a CDS encoding HD domain-containing protein, with the protein MEMLKGRSGGNAMVIDGGDLENLARLFVRIIDYRSHFTATHSAGVAAVAGVLARALGFSAVNCRIIRVAGYLHDLGKLAIPTELIEKPGPLDEVEYLHIQDHALQSRRFLERIPELGHAIELAAQHHERLDGSGDPEHCTEKEIAFFIFFIGIVYVISVNST; encoded by the coding sequence ATGGAGATGCTCAAGGGCAGATCGGGTGGGAATGCCATGGTCATCGATGGTGGCGACCTGGAAAACCTTGCCCGCCTTTTCGTCAGGATCATCGATTACAGAAGCCATTTTACCGCCACCCACTCGGCGGGGGTGGCCGCTGTGGCCGGGGTGCTGGCCCGCGCTCTGGGGTTTTCCGCAGTAAACTGCCGGATCATCAGGGTGGCCGGTTATCTCCACGACCTCGGCAAACTGGCCATTCCCACCGAACTCATAGAAAAACCCGGGCCTCTCGATGAGGTGGAGTACCTTCATATCCAGGATCACGCCCTCCAATCACGCAGGTTCCTCGAGAGGATCCCTGAACTGGGCCATGCTATCGAGTTGGCGGCCCAGCACCATGAACGCCTTGACGGCAGCGGTGACCCTGAGCACTGTACCGAAAAAGAGATCGCCTTTTTTATATTCTTCATTGGGATCGTTTACGTTATAAGCGTCAATTCGACATAA
- a CDS encoding DUF2179 domain-containing protein — protein sequence MDGIIGGAGFITPMVIPLLIFLARIADVTIGTLRIIFVTRGLRFLSAASGFFEVFIWLLAIRQIMVNLDHWLNFFAYAAGFAAGNYVGLSIERYIAIGHIIIRVITHRDATDLEEHLRDRGFPVTSVDAEGEAGQVKLLFTVARRSTLPEIIATIKRFNPLAFYTVEDLRYVSQPPAHPMARRHLFSLRGGRKDK from the coding sequence ATGGATGGAATTATCGGGGGCGCCGGCTTTATCACCCCAATGGTGATCCCGCTGCTCATTTTCCTGGCCAGGATCGCTGATGTTACCATCGGGACCTTGCGTATCATCTTCGTGACCAGGGGGCTTCGGTTCCTTTCGGCGGCTTCGGGATTTTTCGAGGTGTTCATCTGGCTCCTCGCAATTCGCCAGATCATGGTCAACCTCGACCACTGGTTGAATTTTTTCGCCTATGCGGCAGGTTTTGCCGCCGGAAATTACGTGGGGCTCAGCATCGAAAGGTACATTGCCATCGGGCATATCATCATCCGCGTCATTACCCACCGTGACGCCACCGATCTTGAAGAGCATCTCAGGGACCGTGGTTTCCCCGTCACATCGGTGGATGCCGAAGGGGAAGCCGGCCAGGTCAAACTCCTGTTTACGGTGGCCAGGCGCAGTACCCTCCCCGAAATTATTGCCACGATCAAGCGCTTTAATCCCCTGGCTTTTTACACCGTGGAAGACCTGCGGTACGTCAGTCAGCCACCGGCACACCCCATGGCACGGCGGCACCTTTTCTCCCTGAGGGGAGGCAGGAAGGACAAGTGA
- a CDS encoding VWA domain-containing protein has protein sequence MKTKTDYRTLGCPPAVTILFAAMAMLLTMMCSQALALNMDVRPENTTVLYEGDGSSAIQVRVIAPDILPSPDRPPLNLALVLDRSGSMGEEGKMEHVLQAAHMLVDRLGPDDILTIVTYNNRVHVPVSACRVTNRWKLHRIIDEIRAEGRTFLSGGLEEGFRQAKRQRRKGTISRVVLLSDGLANVGVTDIGQLRRRASSMYEDGVSVSTFGMGYDFDEDLLASMANGGGGSYHYLSRPGDIVAALTREFNMMARTSASGVEIIIRPLGGARFETAPGHSWKLEGSSAVIGLGDVSAGETRTLMAKLNVPTGRIGNQEVAEVSVRYTDPASGKVFRESTEAVSLAVIDDPRRYRESFDAGVQEKKAVIETNVLMEEAARKVDGGDRAGAMSIIRKAVGALMAAPSPEAPAVKMEMERIKTYSDKLDDLDTMAPGEVREMQKDEKYRSYQQLNQQ, from the coding sequence ATGAAAACGAAGACCGATTACCGTACGCTGGGATGTCCGCCGGCCGTCACGATCCTGTTCGCGGCGATGGCAATGCTCCTGACGATGATGTGTTCACAGGCTTTGGCCCTGAACATGGACGTCAGGCCCGAAAACACCACGGTTCTTTACGAAGGAGACGGTTCGAGCGCCATCCAGGTCCGCGTCATCGCCCCCGACATCCTGCCCTCTCCGGACCGGCCGCCACTGAACCTGGCGCTGGTCCTCGATAGAAGCGGATCCATGGGGGAGGAGGGGAAGATGGAACACGTGCTGCAGGCGGCCCACATGCTGGTCGACCGCCTGGGTCCTGACGATATCCTGACCATCGTGACCTACAACAACAGGGTTCACGTCCCCGTTTCGGCCTGTCGGGTTACAAACCGTTGGAAGCTTCATCGCATTATCGACGAGATCCGCGCCGAGGGCCGGACATTCCTTTCGGGAGGCCTGGAGGAAGGTTTCAGACAGGCCAAAAGACAACGAAGAAAAGGGACCATCAGCCGGGTTGTCCTCCTTTCCGACGGGCTGGCCAATGTTGGCGTCACCGACATCGGTCAACTGAGAAGGCGGGCCAGTTCCATGTATGAGGACGGGGTTTCCGTCTCAACCTTCGGCATGGGATACGATTTCGACGAGGACCTCCTCGCTTCCATGGCCAACGGGGGCGGCGGCAGCTACCATTACCTCTCCAGGCCCGGGGACATCGTCGCCGCCCTGACCAGGGAGTTCAACATGATGGCCCGCACCTCCGCCTCCGGGGTGGAGATCATCATCCGTCCCCTTGGAGGCGCCCGGTTCGAGACAGCGCCCGGTCACAGCTGGAAGCTCGAGGGAAGTTCCGCCGTCATCGGACTCGGTGACGTGAGCGCAGGGGAAACGCGCACCCTCATGGCGAAGCTGAATGTTCCTACCGGTCGGATCGGGAACCAGGAAGTTGCAGAGGTAAGTGTGCGTTACACGGACCCCGCCTCAGGGAAGGTCTTCCGTGAATCGACAGAAGCGGTCTCACTGGCCGTCATCGACGACCCGCGGCGCTACCGGGAAAGTTTTGACGCCGGAGTCCAGGAGAAAAAGGCCGTCATCGAAACCAACGTCCTGATGGAGGAAGCGGCCAGGAAAGTCGACGGAGGCGACCGTGCCGGTGCCATGTCCATCATCAGAAAGGCAGTCGGCGCCCTGATGGCCGCCCCATCCCCTGAAGCACCTGCGGTGAAGATGGAAATGGAAAGGATCAAAACCTACTCGGACAAGCTGGACGACCTGGATACCATGGCGCCCGGTGAGGTCAGGGAGATGCAGAAAGACGAGAAATACAGAAGCTATCAACAGCTCAACCAGCAGTAA
- a CDS encoding RNA polymerase sigma factor yields the protein MNEVGDETLAQRAAAGDMEAFEELVNRHRSAVYRLARTLTGNHHDADDAAQETFVRVFRALGSFDPNRPFKPWLKRITYNTSLNVLRSSKVRSRQTTSENLPEIADPSPGPGCSIQAGQTMEKVDEALLNMPGELRATLLLRTVDGMSYKEIAAATGVRIGTVMSRLSRARERVHEVLEPAGRVVQRGAKG from the coding sequence TTGAACGAGGTTGGAGACGAGACCCTGGCCCAAAGAGCGGCGGCAGGTGACATGGAAGCGTTCGAGGAACTGGTGAACCGCCACCGTTCGGCGGTGTACCGTCTGGCGCGCACGCTCACGGGCAACCACCACGACGCGGACGATGCTGCCCAGGAAACCTTCGTCCGGGTTTTCAGGGCCCTCGGCAGCTTTGATCCGAACCGCCCGTTCAAGCCCTGGCTCAAACGGATCACGTACAACACGAGCCTCAACGTCCTGCGCTCGTCGAAGGTCAGGTCGAGGCAAACGACCTCGGAGAACCTGCCGGAAATTGCTGACCCCTCGCCTGGTCCGGGGTGTTCGATCCAGGCGGGCCAGACGATGGAAAAGGTCGACGAAGCCCTCCTCAACATGCCCGGGGAACTCCGTGCGACACTCCTGCTCAGGACGGTGGACGGGATGTCCTACAAGGAGATAGCCGCCGCTACGGGGGTCCGCATCGGGACAGTCATGTCCCGCCTTTCCCGGGCGAGGGAACGGGTACACGAGGTGCTCGAGCCCGCGGGGCGGGTCGTTCAGAGAGGTGCAAAGGGATGA
- a CDS encoding zf-HC2 domain-containing protein, whose product MRCARAQDRLMAYHDGELSAAGNRKMEKHLAACAGCARLLERLVRADQAAGTAGVPGADDGYWESFTSRVLDRVEEDVATRVPVSETRNRPLFQMALPRLVPAFSIALVVVVSAGVLLKIGRVAQVPKVPVVTYATGEMAVEKPSYREPEARPLIPPPAGPGTGRAVESAREVEKDRMKDDAAGLPGPEQESLRQGALEGSTPAPEDVPRVEQEKNGAVPVQRKMAVTELASERVAEPAFEALVEEIPSPEPAKVTQAGKDAPSDDLDTAAGSAFQAAKPVITPPVAAYSPQTEPEAGPAEVLLSKPSPEPSPASSPEAGERASGALPGTSDILTEAKDVPGAPAYSYRDPEEQLEHARRLAEVRKYWESEQILKDLISQNPRSPVYEEASILMVDVLSSQNRVVEARQFLDEAKRQFPASDLVQGYHLEPPPPASISPAPAQ is encoded by the coding sequence ATGAGGTGCGCAAGAGCACAGGATCGGCTGATGGCCTACCATGACGGGGAACTTTCCGCGGCCGGAAACCGGAAGATGGAAAAGCACCTTGCTGCCTGTGCCGGGTGTGCCCGGCTGCTGGAAAGGCTTGTCCGGGCGGACCAGGCTGCGGGGACAGCCGGTGTCCCTGGTGCTGACGACGGCTACTGGGAGAGTTTTACATCCCGCGTCCTGGACCGTGTCGAAGAAGACGTGGCCACCAGGGTCCCGGTATCCGAAACGAGGAACAGGCCGCTTTTCCAGATGGCCCTTCCCAGGCTGGTCCCCGCTTTTTCCATAGCCCTCGTCGTGGTTGTCTCCGCTGGCGTTCTCCTGAAGATCGGCCGGGTTGCCCAGGTTCCCAAGGTTCCGGTCGTCACCTATGCAACCGGGGAGATGGCTGTTGAAAAGCCTTCCTACCGTGAGCCCGAGGCGCGCCCCTTGATCCCGCCTCCCGCGGGACCCGGGACAGGGAGGGCGGTAGAATCCGCGCGAGAAGTGGAAAAGGACCGGATGAAGGACGATGCCGCGGGCCTTCCCGGGCCAGAACAGGAGAGCTTACGCCAGGGAGCCCTTGAGGGGTCGACGCCTGCCCCGGAAGACGTACCGCGTGTCGAACAGGAGAAGAATGGTGCGGTCCCCGTCCAGCGGAAAATGGCGGTAACGGAGTTGGCATCGGAAAGGGTGGCGGAGCCCGCTTTCGAGGCCCTGGTCGAGGAGATACCCTCACCGGAACCCGCGAAAGTTACCCAAGCCGGGAAAGACGCTCCGTCCGACGATCTTGACACCGCCGCAGGTTCGGCTTTCCAGGCCGCGAAACCGGTTATCACCCCACCGGTAGCGGCTTATTCCCCGCAGACCGAGCCCGAAGCCGGCCCTGCTGAAGTCCTGTTGTCAAAACCGTCGCCGGAACCGTCCCCGGCATCATCCCCGGAAGCAGGAGAAAGGGCATCGGGTGCGCTTCCAGGGACCTCTGATATTCTCACCGAGGCGAAGGATGTGCCCGGCGCCCCGGCTTATTCTTACAGGGATCCCGAGGAACAGCTCGAACACGCGCGCCGTCTCGCGGAGGTCCGTAAATACTGGGAGAGTGAACAGATCCTCAAGGACCTCATCTCACAAAATCCCCGGTCCCCGGTTTACGAGGAGGCTTCCATCCTCATGGTGGATGTCCTGAGCAGCCAGAACCGGGTCGTCGAAGCCCGGCAGTTCCTGGATGAAGCGAAGCGGCAGTTCCCCGCCAGCGACCTGGTCCAGGGGTATCACCTGGAACCCCCTCCGCCGGCTTCGATCAGCCCGGCCCCGGCGCAGTAA
- a CDS encoding DUF169 domain-containing protein, translating to MSEILTKLNEAIQKNLKPATLPVAVKMAAEGEVIGQRAKRPRDDSGNRLAACQGVNIARTFGWTLVFDRQDHACPLASVAAGHIEPDEFLRGAVSDLYQDDAEAARKMESGYPLHPPGTVKEIWMSALERCGFDPDLVIVYGTPAQILVLIHAANYGHGPGIGSTSTGRFGCASWIAGAVRSSQCEYMIPCSGERVFAGTQDHEMSFLIPRPRFGSVTHGLEVMRKKGTYRYPVPNLSLFSTPKLPEKYLALDKDLENDGQ from the coding sequence ATGTCTGAAATCCTCACCAAACTTAACGAAGCCATACAAAAGAACCTCAAGCCCGCGACCTTACCGGTGGCAGTGAAGATGGCGGCAGAAGGGGAGGTTATCGGGCAAAGGGCCAAACGGCCCCGCGATGACAGCGGCAACCGGCTCGCGGCCTGCCAGGGAGTTAACATCGCCAGGACCTTCGGGTGGACACTGGTGTTCGACAGGCAGGATCACGCCTGTCCCCTCGCATCGGTGGCCGCGGGACACATCGAGCCCGACGAGTTCCTCCGGGGTGCCGTGTCCGACCTGTACCAGGACGATGCGGAGGCGGCCAGGAAGATGGAATCCGGTTACCCGCTGCATCCGCCGGGCACGGTCAAGGAGATCTGGATGTCAGCCCTGGAAAGGTGCGGGTTCGACCCCGACCTCGTGATCGTGTACGGCACCCCTGCCCAGATCCTGGTTCTCATCCACGCAGCCAACTACGGCCACGGTCCCGGCATCGGCTCGACGAGCACCGGCCGGTTCGGGTGCGCTTCGTGGATCGCGGGTGCTGTCCGCTCCAGCCAATGTGAGTACATGATCCCATGTTCCGGGGAACGGGTTTTCGCAGGAACCCAGGATCACGAGATGTCGTTCCTCATCCCCCGTCCCCGCTTCGGATCGGTGACCCATGGTCTGGAGGTCATGAGGAAAAAGGGGACGTACCGGTACCCGGTGCCCAACCTGAGCCTGTTCTCCACGCCGAAGCTTCCCGAGAAATACCTCGCTCTCGACAAGGATCTGGAAAATGATGGCCAGTAG
- a CDS encoding ADP-ribosylglycohydrolase family protein, with product MVFERIGGLILGQAVGDALGLPYEGLSPGRAKRLLGPPDRHRFLLGKGMVSDDTEHLCMTGQAVLACPEDPGAFARSLAWKLRWWLAALPAGTGLATLRAIVKLWCGFTPSSSGVFSAGNGPAMRAAVLGACFGREPDRMRPYVEASTLLTHTDPKAIQGALAVALAAAAAVREGAGNLQPGRLLAAVKEQSVDPGFGDLVEKIERYLEEGATVREFAQGMGLGAGVSGYMYHTVPVVLFAFLRHLGEYEQTLRSVIELGGDADTTGAIAGALAGAAVGMEGIPRRWKEGLVEWPRSMEWMVRLAGRLAALEDGSSPGPQPLFWPGIVPRNILFLLVVLAHGVRRPFPPW from the coding sequence CTGGTTTTCGAACGGATCGGTGGGCTCATCCTCGGCCAGGCGGTAGGTGATGCGCTGGGTCTGCCCTACGAGGGACTGTCTCCCGGGCGGGCGAAGAGGCTGCTCGGGCCGCCCGACAGGCACCGTTTCCTCCTGGGGAAAGGGATGGTGAGCGACGACACGGAGCACCTGTGCATGACGGGCCAGGCGGTTCTCGCCTGTCCTGAGGACCCCGGCGCTTTTGCCCGGTCCCTGGCCTGGAAGCTGCGCTGGTGGCTGGCCGCCCTCCCCGCCGGAACGGGGCTGGCCACCTTGCGGGCCATCGTGAAGCTGTGGTGCGGCTTCACGCCTTCTTCCAGCGGTGTCTTCTCGGCCGGTAACGGTCCCGCCATGCGAGCGGCCGTCCTGGGAGCCTGCTTTGGCCGGGAACCTGACCGGATGCGCCCCTACGTGGAAGCCTCGACCCTTCTGACCCACACCGACCCCAAGGCCATCCAGGGAGCCTTGGCTGTTGCCCTTGCCGCCGCCGCCGCGGTGCGGGAGGGAGCCGGGAACCTGCAACCCGGTCGGCTTCTGGCAGCCGTGAAGGAACAGTCCGTCGACCCTGGGTTCGGTGACCTGGTCGAAAAGATCGAACGGTATCTGGAAGAGGGCGCGACGGTCCGGGAGTTCGCGCAAGGGATGGGGTTGGGCGCCGGGGTGAGCGGCTACATGTATCACACGGTTCCGGTGGTGCTGTTCGCTTTTTTGCGGCACCTCGGGGAGTATGAACAGACTTTACGGAGCGTCATCGAACTGGGCGGAGACGCGGACACGACAGGGGCCATTGCCGGGGCCCTGGCGGGAGCGGCAGTGGGCATGGAAGGGATACCACGCCGGTGGAAAGAGGGGCTGGTGGAGTGGCCAAGGTCCATGGAATGGATGGTGCGCCTGGCCGGTCGCCTGGCGGCCCTGGAGGATGGGAGTTCTCCCGGGCCGCAACCGCTGTTCTGGCCGGGGATCGTCCCCCGTAATATCCTGTTTCTCCTGGTGGTTCTGGCCCATGGGGTCAGGAGGCCGTTCCCCCCGTGGTGA